The Paenibacillus sp. RUD330 genome has a segment encoding these proteins:
- the recJ gene encoding single-stranded-DNA-specific exonuclease RecJ, which yields MIGSKTRWNIRKLNEEENQAALSIQAALGLNPLAAKLLVQRGCMTPETAHDFMEAGIESMHDPYLLKGMEEAAARIRKAAADGEKVLVYGDYDADGVSSTALMILLLRELGIRHDYYIPHRTREGYGMNIPAVDKAAEAGFTLIVTVDNGISAVEPIAHARKLGLSVVVTDHHEPPEVLPDADVIVNPKQPGCSYPFKGLCGAGVAFKLAQCLLGRVPLEWSDIAALGTIADLMPLADENRIIVRSGLNVIRTSPRPGFAALAEACGIRTEAVTASDIGFQMGPRVNAAGRLDHAAPAVVLLVTDDREEAEEIASSLDELNIERREVVADIAKEAEAMWQERCRRADEQGAPHPGVIVLAGAGWNPGVVGIVASKLLEKHYRPTVLLGLDEQSGMCKGSARSIPGYDLFEALSSCKELMEHYGGHAAAAGMTLHRARLDELEEALCAQAELQLRPEDYIPVCDIDLVCPIEEASIETAGELALLEPYGSGNPVPKLLISVAGIGDVRLLGKEKTHLKLALSSGITPAKLDAIGFGMGEFADPLAASLRADIVGELSVNEWNGKRKPQLMIRDLRVREPRVYDFRGTRDPGGRLASIIERLRQEKRTAVIVTRERLHSGSAREIASGSEGSGSSEWTHCLPEEVPAGGFTCQEVILYGSPSSCTRLENALRLSKGLEALHLLYPADPRGSADWLERAGMGRLYAWIRKLSPLPAGQAGRRLAEAAGCPPERASLALEVFHQLGFIERRDEGWTAAEAPARRDLSESALYLEALEEEKILSKLYSAAEDIKSWIAGLPASSHHTELPA from the coding sequence GTGATCGGGTCCAAAACCCGCTGGAACATAAGAAAGCTGAATGAAGAGGAAAACCAGGCCGCGCTATCGATTCAGGCTGCTCTGGGCCTGAATCCGCTGGCGGCGAAACTGCTCGTCCAACGAGGGTGCATGACGCCGGAAACGGCCCATGACTTCATGGAGGCGGGAATCGAGTCGATGCATGATCCCTATCTGCTCAAGGGAATGGAGGAAGCGGCCGCCCGCATCCGGAAGGCCGCGGCAGACGGGGAGAAAGTGCTTGTATACGGGGATTACGACGCGGACGGAGTTTCCTCCACCGCCTTGATGATCCTTTTGCTGCGCGAGCTGGGCATTCGCCATGACTATTATATTCCGCATCGTACCCGGGAAGGATACGGCATGAACATCCCGGCCGTGGACAAGGCTGCGGAAGCAGGATTCACGCTCATCGTCACGGTCGACAACGGAATCAGCGCCGTCGAGCCGATCGCGCATGCCCGCAAGCTGGGCTTGTCGGTCGTCGTGACGGATCATCACGAGCCTCCCGAAGTTCTTCCCGATGCCGATGTCATCGTGAATCCCAAGCAGCCCGGATGCTCTTATCCGTTCAAGGGGCTGTGCGGCGCCGGAGTCGCTTTCAAGCTCGCCCAGTGCCTGCTTGGCCGCGTTCCCCTGGAATGGAGCGATATTGCCGCTCTGGGAACGATTGCGGACTTGATGCCGTTGGCCGACGAGAACCGCATCATCGTCCGTTCCGGCCTGAATGTCATCCGAACCTCGCCTCGCCCCGGATTCGCGGCTTTGGCCGAAGCGTGCGGCATCAGGACGGAGGCGGTCACGGCATCCGATATCGGCTTCCAGATGGGGCCGAGAGTCAACGCCGCGGGCCGGCTCGATCATGCGGCTCCGGCCGTTGTCCTTCTTGTCACCGATGACCGGGAGGAAGCCGAGGAGATCGCCTCGAGCCTGGACGAGCTCAACATCGAGCGCCGCGAGGTTGTCGCCGATATCGCTAAGGAAGCCGAAGCCATGTGGCAGGAACGCTGCCGCAGGGCCGACGAGCAAGGCGCTCCCCATCCGGGGGTGATCGTGCTCGCCGGTGCGGGCTGGAATCCCGGCGTTGTCGGCATCGTGGCTTCCAAGCTGCTGGAGAAGCATTATCGTCCGACCGTGCTGCTCGGCCTTGACGAGCAATCGGGAATGTGCAAAGGATCGGCAAGGTCGATTCCGGGTTATGACCTGTTCGAGGCTTTGAGCTCCTGCAAGGAGCTGATGGAGCATTACGGCGGCCATGCGGCCGCTGCGGGCATGACGCTTCACCGCGCCCGGCTGGACGAGCTGGAGGAAGCCCTGTGCGCGCAAGCGGAGCTTCAGCTGCGTCCGGAGGATTACATTCCGGTCTGCGACATCGACCTGGTCTGTCCCATCGAGGAGGCGTCGATCGAGACCGCCGGCGAGCTGGCGCTGCTTGAGCCTTACGGCAGCGGCAATCCGGTGCCGAAGCTGCTGATCAGCGTGGCGGGCATCGGCGATGTCCGCCTGCTCGGCAAGGAGAAGACGCATCTCAAGCTCGCTCTAAGCAGCGGCATCACCCCGGCGAAGCTGGATGCGATCGGATTCGGCATGGGAGAATTCGCCGATCCGCTGGCCGCTTCCTTGAGGGCGGACATCGTCGGGGAGCTGTCGGTGAACGAATGGAACGGGAAGCGCAAGCCGCAGCTGATGATCCGCGATCTGAGGGTCAGAGAGCCGAGGGTATACGACTTCAGAGGGACCAGGGATCCCGGCGGCCGGCTTGCTTCGATCATCGAGAGGCTCCGGCAGGAAAAGAGAACGGCCGTCATCGTGACGAGGGAAAGGCTGCACTCGGGAAGCGCTCGCGAGATCGCATCCGGGAGCGAAGGAAGCGGCAGCTCAGAGTGGACCCATTGCCTGCCCGAAGAGGTTCCGGCTGGAGGCTTCACCTGCCAGGAAGTCATCCTTTATGGAAGTCCGTCCTCCTGCACGAGGCTGGAGAACGCTCTTCGGCTCAGCAAGGGACTGGAGGCGCTGCATCTGCTCTATCCGGCTGATCCGAGAGGCTCCGCCGACTGGCTGGAGCGCGCGGGCATGGGCAGGCTGTACGCCTGGATCCGCAAGCTGTCACCGCTGCCTGCCGGGCAGGCGGGACGGAGGCTGGCCGAGGCTGCGGGCTGCCCGCCGGAGAGAGCCTCTCTGGCATTGGAAGTGTTTCATCAGCTGGGCTTCATCGAACGGCGCGACGAGGGCTGGACAGCCGCCGAGGCTCCGGCCCGCAGGGACCTCTCGGAATCCGCCCTTTACCTGGAGGCGCTGGAAGAAGAGAAGATCCTGTCCAAGCTCTACTCCGCAGCCGAAGACATCAAATCCTGGATAGCCGGCTTGCCGGCATCAAGCCATCATACCGAACTACCCGCATAG